In the genome of Phycodurus eques isolate BA_2022a chromosome 11, UOR_Pequ_1.1, whole genome shotgun sequence, the window ATTTTGTTAGCAAGAGAACAGTGAAAGCACAACAAAAGTTGGGTGAGTATCTTTACTGTAtggtacactgtaaaaaaaaatctcatcgaGAACGCAGTAGTCCACattgtccaaaaataaaaaataaaagtaattcaACCTCAACTGCAAGGcatacattataaataaatgtaaagagGGCAAAGGGGGAAGAaataaagaacaacaaaaacaaaatactacaAGCAATAATCCACAATTCCAGCATGGCTGAAACAATAAGTGGCCTTAAAAATCTAAACCACTGGGGAGCGTGGCCacagttcatttttttattgttatttattttaataaacttTTAAGATATTGTTGATTCTTCAAGACGGTGTGCCGGCCCATTGTGTAACACTTGAGAGAATAAATCAAGTTAAAACTGTTCTTGAACCATCTCATTTGTACACCTTTTAAATCCTCCAACAGTTATTTTTGCCCAGCTACAAACCGTAACTCATTGAACTTGAGCGGTGGTGCGTTGCTCCCCCCCCCAGTGAAAGAGTACTACAACACTACGGTAGTTGAATCCAACtcaaaaatgttaacatgatgatgataatgatttgGGCTTGCAATTGTTGTTAAAATCTAAACGCAGCCAGTTGAAATGTCAATGTTGAGGTCGGGTCTTTCAAACAGAGTACATGTTCTTGGTGGTGGAGCCGCTCTTGCTGGATGTGTCGTCGTGCGACTGGTAGCCCAGCATGGCTTTGGAGGGGATGCTCAGAAGGTCCTTGTAAATTTGCCTGAAGGCGGAGAAAACtctacagtgaaccctcgcatATTCACAGTTAGGAATTCGGAGTTTCAATTTCAGACGCGTGTTATTTAGACTAGTATTCTGGCTAATACTactgatgagcctcatgtgaaggtggtttgtttgtgttgaatattaACTACTGGATGAATGAAGTTGCTAACGTAACATGGGTTCATACTTGTGTAcatgcatggtgttgatgctttgtaAACCTCTCAATTTTAAGTtgtttgccaccatcttgtggcatctatatcAGAATCTAAATCAtatttattggccaagtatgttggaaaaacaagaaatttgtctATGGTAGCTGGAGGAtgtaaaaatttgttttaaataaataaataaaaaaccctTTCCGCGGATTTTGCCTTTTCATGGGTAGGGCTCAATCTATATCCACCGCTTTACATTACATATTGGGCTTTTGGGTGTAACGTGCTGCTTGTGCAAAGCTTACCCTATCGTGATGATGGCGTCCCTGTTTTGGCAGTTGCTGGTCCAGATAGCTATTTTGTCCGCTTTGTGTCTGACGTTGACCACGGCTCCGCACACGTCATCGCTCGCCTCGTCGAACGACTCGCCCACCAAACACAGAAgctgtgaaaacaaacaaacaaacaaaacacacggTCACATACACTACAAACAGCAGCTAGTGGCgacaaatttgtttttgctttgtgttgctatCAAACACAAGTGAGCTTCAGAAACTCCACCGAGAGATGGCAGCAGCAAACGTCAGGTAattattgtctgtttttatacaATTTCAATGATGTAAATTTTTCTCATCAAAAACCATCTGTTGTTCATCATCAAATTTATATGTAGTATTATACTGTCCCATGGTGgacaaggcacacacaccagacagACAATGACCACTGAACtaatgcatgaaatcatgatgcacatttaaaaaaaatatatattctttacatttaatttatagagtgctatttttcttttttaaagaatattttgTTGGTGTGCTTCTTCAGAGGGATGGACCGGATTAATGGCAATTGGTAACGATCTGAGACATGAGTAAGACAAGGTACCAACCGCCGTGTAACACTGCGTGCCCTCACCGTCTCCATCCAGTAGCGATCGAGGTCGTTGTGCCGCTGGACTTTGTTGAGGGTCATCAGCCAACGCCCCCCCAGTTTGTTGCGGTCGTCCTCCCACATGGGCTTAATGCCATCCtggaacacaaaacacatgtgtCTTTACAGCCATCAAAAGCAGTGTATTTGTGAGCTTGTTGGTTAGAGGTGAGCGCGGGAGGAGTGAAGTACCTTGAATAAGCAATAGTCACAGCCAACAACGAGCTTGCTGGGCTGTTGTATGTGGTTGTACAATCTGAAAGAAGCACACAACGTGGTAAGAAAGAAACAATACTCTTTGATGGGCACACCAATAAAACAACAGGAACACTATGTTCACGTTTGGTAGCATAGCATTTAGCATACAGTTAAAATACccctcatgtaaaaaaaaaatatatatacggtAGTATTAGGAGAAGCTCAGAGTACTACTCTTTGAATAATGGCTGTGTTAATACCATGTTAAAACATTACTCAGAACTGGTCGTGTCCAGTTAACAGTTTTATGGTGGAAAGGAACACattcaatttccattatttgCAATGGGAAATGTTTGTGAAAGCAGCATCCTGTCTGGAAGAGTTTGTGTTCATCCATTGGGGTTCCAGTCCTAatttgaagaaaagaaaaaaaatgcaagtttacagtaaaatgtgtagaaagtactgtattttttatagCGTCTGTGTAC includes:
- the eif4e1c gene encoding eukaryotic translation initiation factor 4E family member 1c, giving the protein MATSEPKAPETEEPQPDTQVANQEQYIKHPLQNRWALWYFKNDKSKTWTENLRLISRFDTVEDFWALYNHIQQPSKLVVGCDYCLFKDGIKPMWEDDRNKLGGRWLMTLNKVQRHNDLDRYWMETLLCLVGESFDEASDDVCGAVVNVRHKADKIAIWTSNCQNRDAIITIGQIYKDLLSIPSKAMLGYQSHDDTSSKSGSTTKNMYSV